One Gadus chalcogrammus isolate NIFS_2021 chromosome 7, NIFS_Gcha_1.0, whole genome shotgun sequence genomic window, TTGAAGGACTGCAGGCTCTGAAGGGGGATGGGCTCCAGGCTTCCGTAGACAAAGTCCTCCTCGCGCGGCGTGCAGGCCTGGATCTTCCCGAAGGTCAGCAGCATGCGGCCGTGGTGCACCATGTACATGTTGTACTCAGCGGGGCTGAGCTCCTCCCCCAGACGCTCCAGCACCCCGTCCTGCCAGGGAGCGTGGCCCGTCCTGCCGGTGTCCTGCTGGGGCCCGCCGGGACCCTGCTGGGGCCCGCCGGGGGCCTGCTGCTGGGGCCCGCCCTCCATCACCCCGTCACTCGTTTTGGCCTCCTGTTTAGCCGCCCCCTGGGTTCTCTCAGCGACAGCACAACCACCCTTCTCCATGCTGAACATCATGTCACACAGGTTGTACTTCTCCGTGTTGATGCCAGTGCCCGACCTTTGACCTGCGTCTGCCTCTTCAGGAGCCTTGTCTCCCTCTGCGCCTTCGTTGATGAGACCTACAGCGCCCTCCCCAGAGAGGGGAAACCAAGAGAGACAAGGGGTGGGTCAAAATGGATAGATATTCATAACTGTATTTCTTTGGATTGATTATTCATACAATAACTCAATTCTGGTCTCCCCTTGATACCCCAATTGCCCACCAGATCAGGAGAGGAAGTCCCACATTCATCGCCAACGTGGGGGCGCCCCTCACCTCCTACCGCAGCCTGCTTCGTGGCGACGGCGTCTCCATCGGTGACCGTCGTCGGCTCCACGCCACCCTCCTtggtccctcccccccccgccccctcttccTCCGGCTCCATCAGCTCCGGGTAGAGGGGCTTCATCTTCAGGCGGCTGTAGAGCACGCGCTGGTCGGCCAGCGCCATGGCCAGGTCCAGAGCcccgccccggccccccccctcctcccgcctccccctctcctccgtcaGCACCTCCGCCTGCAGCGCCCCCAGGTGGTGCGGGTCGGTGTGGTCCACCGGCCAGCGGGTCCACTCCATGGAGCAGCTCACCACGCTGGCGGGGCAGGAGGCCAGGTGGGCGGCGCGCGCGGCCCGGGGCATGGCGTGGGGGCAGCCGTAGGCGGCGTTGAGGCAGGGCCGCCTTTGAGGCAGGGCCGTACAATCAACAATAGATTCACGTTAACCCATATAACCCACAAACAGGAAATATActcaaaatgaaaaataaacgcTAGCCTACATAGTACATACCATAATATTTTAGATCCTCAAAAATGTATCCGAAATAAAAAGTAATAACTCCTGTTGCTgcttttgtaaaaaataaaggaaatgaAGGACAACGTTTCAAACGATAATATAAACTGGAAAAGTAGGCCTGTGTTTCTTGTAATGTCACAGTGTGTGCTGGAGAtctttgagtgtgtttgagagtgcgtgtctgtgttaaAAATAGATTATTAGTGCCGACCATGACAGCTCCAAGGTTTAAATTCTACTCCGTAGAGTTCAGCAGAAAGCAGTGAGTGACTCGCACGACAATTCCCATTTCATCCTCAAGTTGAAGCCGGTGGAGAGACCAGGCTCATCTAGTAAGAAAGAGAGGTACTGGTTACCGCAGAATAACCGAAGCGCTGATTTTTTTGTCGCTTTTTTCCTAAAGTGGAGGGTAATTTATTTATTGGACCAACAATTATTCAAAATTATCGTTCTTGAGGGGTAAATGCATTTCATGGACAGAGGAGGGCGGAAGAAAGGAAAGTATTTTTAATAATTGAGTAATTTGAGTCCACTGCGAGAGAGGTCAGTATGTGAACCTCCATGCTGCCTGGCTAATTTTAACCTCCATGCTTATTCTCGTGCAAATGACCAGAACTGTTAACGCCAGAATGAGTAGGCCTAAACATCTACGTTGACACAAGGTAAGACTTTTCAGAATAAACAGATCCTTCTCTTCAGATctagtattattttgttttcaattCATGCGTTTAATGATGCTTTTTATGTGTCTCTAGGGCTGTTAAAAgacttttgttgttttgtttttcagacTTCCATACATTACAGGGTAATTGATCAAATTACAATTCAAAACCAATATGGTGAGTCCTTGTTGACGTTCCTTTCTCTtgcctctgtctgtcggtctgtcttaCTACCATTGACATGTATATCTACACATAACAGTACAATGTGTGTACCTTCTCTCTCTAGAACAGTGGTTTCCAAACAATGACCTAAGTGGGTTCACCTCAAATGCAATCCGTAAAAAACAGCTGGATAATCATACAGTGGCTAATTAGCCACTGTATCTGAATCTGTGGGCGCCACTGGCCATTGGCTTAAGCCAATGGCCAGTGGCGCCCACAGATTCATTACTGAAGAGCGTCAGCAGCACTGTTTCTGATCCTAGTGGGTTTATAAGAAACTCACAAAATATAACTTTTCAATTATAGTGGAAATAATACGATGGAATACACAAagcccatttttttttatcaagtcacgccccttccggtagagcccatgggacctatgagatcgaaaaatatgaatgggtttcaatgaaGAGAAAGTAGgctaattattttctggtcccagtcttcatATGCCCttgattacacatatgttgtttgtggatttaaattataatttttcatgtcaagagtttgaccgtttattgggcaattgttcagttaaaggctgtagagaaaacacaatgagaaagatatgtctcgtatgtgccgtcaagctccctgcgactggcgtggacaagaccgtcaatctccccatcggcataactgaatcTCTCCACATACCTctacttataatggttttcacctcttccGATGCTTTTaccctccccttggaaaaaacctAACATCATtgaacttcttcacgaaaatgtttagttttctttgcgtAAAAAAGTAACattcaaatccacaaacaacatatgtgtaatccggggcatataaagactgggaccagaaagtAATtggcctatctgtctgtctgccactagtctgtctgtctgcctgcctgtccgtTGTCTCTCTGCATCCTTAACTTGACATGATCTGTACAGTATGAATGTTCATTACAATCACAaaacaccaacccccccccccccccccctccagagtcGGCGGTCCCGCCCCCCCGCGGCCCCGGGGCTGCACCCCCACTGTGAGTCCTGCTACAGCCGGCGCTGCAGGGCCCGTCCGGAGGGCCCGGTGAGCTGCGCCCTGGCCCCGTGCCCCCTGCTCTGCGGAGCCGTCTTCCACCTCTGCAAGCAGGAGGAGCACGCGCTGCTGTGCCCCCGGCAGAGGCGGCCCTGCCTCAACGCCGCCTACGGCTGCCCCCACGCCATGCCCCGGGCCGCGCGCGCCGCCCACCTGGCCTCCTGCCCCGCCAGCGTGGTGAGCTGCTCCATGGAGTGGAACCGCTGGCCGGCCGACGACGCCCACTCCCACCCCCTCCGGGAGCTGCACGCCAACCTGCTGCGGGAGcaaggcgggggggggccctcgGGGGCGCCCTCCCGGGACCTGGACCTGGCCATGGCGCTGCGAGACCAGGACCACCTGTTCCACTCCCTCAAGATGAAGAGCCTGTTCCCCGAGCTCTGCGCGGGACGGGAggacgaggggaggagggggggggaggaggagagggaggagaagggacgCAGGGAGGCGGAGAGGGGGGCGGTGCGGGCGGACGGGGCGGATGGCGGCACCACCTCGGACCACATGAGCCAGATCAACAtccgggtggaggaggaggaggaggaggaggaggaggaggaggagcccagccaggaggagagggaggcccTGGCCAGGAGGTCCGGGGTGGACCCTGAGCTGCTGCAGAGCTACGCGGCGTGGGAGCGCATGTTCAGCATGGAGAAGGGCGGCTGCAGGgtggcgggcgggggggcggggccagccgCGGTCCGTCTGAACCGCGGCTCGGAGAAGGGGTCCGGGCTGGGCACCCTgccggaggaggagccggggaccgcccctgcggcggcggcggcccgcgGCGCTCTGGCCGGCGGGTTCGTGTACGGCTACGTGGAGCCCATGAAGATCATCAGCGTGCGGACCTTCCACGTGCCCACCAGCTTCATCGCCCGGCAGGGCCGCATCCGCAACCCGGGCTTCTACAAGAGGGAGAGCCGCGGCGTGGACACCAGCGACCTGGCAGCGGGGCTGGAGAACACACCTGTGTGGGAGGAGGTCCAGgtgggtgcccccccccccccgccccagcctAATTTGGCCGCCTCAATCATGACAATAACAGACAATCATTTGTCATCAGAACTTACTGCCTCCATCAGTGTCCTACACTATAATATAGCCAAATAAAGGTTATAAGCAATATTCTGCGGCAGGATCAGGTCCCCTGACCTCATCCCCTTCATCACTTCAtcaccctcatccccccccccccagtctgagCTCTGTGTCATGGGGTGTTTGGGGTCCCGCTCAGGCGTCCTTGCTGTGCTCGCTGGAGAAGGAGCATCGAGGTCACCTGATCGCCGAGAGCGCGTCCTTCGACACCCTGCTGCACGACGAGGGCACCCAGACCTACCACTTCCTGTCGGCGCCGTTCCGGAGCACCGCGGTCCTGGCGGACCTGACGGAGGGCCGGCCGGCGGAGCTGCACGTCCAGCTGCAGATGGAGAGCGTGACCAGCCGCCACAACAAGGCCAGCTCCGCCTTCACCTTCCTCTGCGGCCACAGCTTCCCGCGCAGGGAGTACACGCACCACTTCAGGTGGGCGCTCTGCTAAGACACTGGTGTTAttgtacttcctgtctgtggAGGCACGGAGCCTTTTCACAGAGAACCCCACCGGTGTCGCTCATAACACCCTCGATGGGCTACTTCATAAAACAACAGGTCCCAGGCACCATTAGTGGAGAAGGCCTGAGGAAGTCTACCACTGTAAGGGACAATGGGCTCCACACGGTGGTTAGGATGGGTATTACAACAACAAACGAGTACTCATTGTAGTGCTACTTCTACTCTTCCATCCTAATACTTCCAAATCGCATCACATTTCAACAATATTCTGTGTTTTTATCAATGttgtttaatttaaaagatATTGGATATTGACCATTCCTACATTCCTCCAGTTTGATCACCATGCACTTAGTTTCTAATAAGCCTCCCCGTCTTCAGGAACGTCCACGCTGACGTCCAGACGTGCGTGAGCGGCTGGTTTGAGCAGAGATGTCCCCTCTCCTACCTGGGCTGCACCTTCAGCCAGAGAAGGTTCCAGCCCTCCACCCATAAAGCCACCGTCACCTACAAGTAAGTAGAAATAACCTTGTGAGTCAAATTTAACTCAGGCTAGTCACCTCCAAGTAGGCCTAAGTAGTAGTAACCTAGTTATTGATGTTTAACCTGAGAAATTCAGGCTAGTCACCAACAAGTAAGTAGGAATAACCGAGTTAGTGAAGTTTAACCTGAGTCATTCAGGCCGCCTACAGAACATATAAACGTGTTGACTCCTCAGCCAGGACCTGAGCTGCTTCAGCCTGCACCCCCTCCTGCCTGAGGTCCCTCCAGGGCCCGGAGGACGGGACTCTCTGAGCGGGCTGCCCTACGAGGTGCTCTGCCACGTGGCCAGCTTCCTGGACAGCCTGTCCCTGTCCCAGCTGGCCCTGGCGTCCCGCCTGCTGAGGGACGTGTGCTCCTCCCTGCTGAGCGACCGGGGCATGGTGACCCTGCGCTGGCAGAGGAGGACCGGCTCCCAGGGCCGGGCCGAGTGGAGGGTCGGGGAGAAGGTAGGACCAGCTCCGCCCGGCGCGATGGACAGGGTTACCCTCAGCTTGTCGAAGTGTTGTCTGTGAGCCTCGGGCCACCAGTATGTCTTCCACTAGGTCCAGAGACTCGCTCAAGAGCCCCTCGGTTCACCACTGACTGGAAACGTGTGACTAGAAAGCTGttgtatgtatattatatattattacattatatattaacaACTTTAACAGTAACATGACTCAACTGCAGATGTAGCTGTCTTTTAGCGCGGCTTTGGTGGGGGACCTTGGCGAAAGAGGACCAGGGCTTTTCTGTCAGTAGAATCCAGTTGAACCTCAGCTGATCCAGGTCGTTGGCTTGTTTCCATGGCAGCAGCAATTGTGTTATCTGGCAACCCGGGACCCTCAGAGAATTGTTACTCAAAACCCACGGGCCAAACCACCGCTAACATTCCTACTGTTATATGATGTACATCATATATTATTAGATATTTACAACTTTAACTTTAACATGACTCAACTCCAGATGTAGCCGTCTCTTAGCGCGGCAGAATTCCAAAGGGAACTTCCTGTCCGTAGCGTGGCTGGAGGAGAAGCCAGTGTTTGGACCGGGCAGGTTTCCTGATTCTGATGGCACGTCATTGTATGGTTTAGTGCTTTTGTTACATTGAACTCCTTTAAGCCGCAAGTGCGCTAAACATTATAGAGGAAAAACACCTTGCAGCGAATCCGGGTTCGGCTCGGACCTGCGGGGATGTGAGTTCCCTTCTACTCTTAGCCCACCTTCTGTGTCTTCTCTGGCCTGTCCATCATGACACTTATTCAgttgtttaaatattttattgttgAAACCGTCGATgactccctccctgcctccctccatcAGGTGTGGGAGTTCAGCACCCTGTTCTCCCCCGTCAGCCAGTGGTGCTTCCAGGACGTCCCGCACATGTCCGAGCACATGAAGGTGTGCCCCTTCTACCAGACGGAGCTCCGGACCCAGGGCGTTCCTCTGCCCTGCCTCGGGCAGGACGTCCGGACCAGGGCGCAACACAGCAAGCCCTCTCTCGTCACCACATTTCCAAAGAAGATCATAATGGAGCATCTGATGAATTAGATTGATACATTtgattcaactttttttttctttctttattttcatgTTATTAATATTTCGGAAACATCCCATGATGGGCATGTCACTCTGATAAATAAAGAGCTATTTCACACAATAATTCTGCAGtttaattgtaaatattaaTTGAGGTAATTAAGTTATTGTGTCAAGAGCAAGAGTCTATTGTAAACGCTGGTCGAACGTGACCGATGAGCATTTCATTGGGAGGATCGTCTGAGTGAAAATAGGCCGGAGGTTCCGTCACATGaacagcgccctctagtggtcctTTCCGGAGGTTCGTGTGTCGGTCAGCACTTCCGCGCGGAGCAACCGATAGAGAAGAACCACGTTCATGACAGTGATGCCGCCCAAGCCCACCGTTCCCAGCGTGTGGGCGAACTGAGGAATTTGCCCCGCTTGTGCGGCCAGCCACCGAGTCATCCAGCCCAGTGTACACAACCGGAACACCAAGAACCttccaggggagagagaggcagggatcAGATGGACATCGGAAAGGATTGGGTGCATCTCTTTTatctacaatttaaaaaaaacataacccATTAAAGCCCGTACACTGAGCTGTTCCGTCTATCTGACGGTAACTGGCCCACCCCTCCGAGCACAGACTCTTTTGTTTATCCCGTCTTCAGGTTTTGCTTGAGAAGTTATCGTCTACTGAGAACGGATCTGTTGTTTGGGTTTTAAAGTAGCGTGATGCACTAGTACGGGGGGCTACCCACGTGGCCAGGTTGAGGAGGCTGGTCAGGCGGAAAGCAGGCGTGGGCCGGGGAGGGTCGGTGGTGGGGGCGCTGCCTCCTGCTGGCCGGTTCCGCCAGCCAGACAGGAGCATGAGCTGCCTGATGTGGAGGAACACAGTGTTGATCTCCACCAGCAGAGACAGGACAGCAAAGCCCACGTAGAGGCGGGAGCTGATGGCCAGGCTGAAGCAGGAAACAACcttgtgggagggggagggaagaccGGATA contains:
- the LOC130386254 gene encoding F-box only protein 40-like, producing MSRRSRPPAAPGLHPHCESCYSRRCRARPEGPVSCALAPCPLLCGAVFHLCKQEEHALLCPRQRRPCLNAAYGCPHAMPRAARAAHLASCPASVVSCSMEWNRWPADDAHSHPLRELHANLLREQGGGGPSGAPSRDLDLAMALRDQDHLFHSLKMKSLFPELCAGREDEGRRGGEEEREEKGRREAERGAVRADGADGGTTSDHMSQINIRVEEEEEEEEEEEEPSQEEREALARRSGVDPELLQSYAAWERMFSMEKGGCRVAGGGAGPAAVRLNRGSEKGSGLGTLPEEEPGTAPAAAAARGALAGGFVYGYVEPMKIISVRTFHVPTSFIARQGRIRNPGFYKRESRGVDTSDLAAGLENTPVWEEVQASLLCSLEKEHRGHLIAESASFDTLLHDEGTQTYHFLSAPFRSTAVLADLTEGRPAELHVQLQMESVTSRHNKASSAFTFLCGHSFPRREYTHHFRNVHADVQTCVSGWFEQRCPLSYLGCTFSQRRFQPSTHKATVTYNQDLSCFSLHPLLPEVPPGPGGRDSLSGLPYEVLCHVASFLDSLSLSQLALASRLLRDVCSSLLSDRGMVTLRWQRRTGSQGRAEWRVGEKVWEFSTLFSPVSQWCFQDVPHMSEHMKVCPFYQTELRTQGVPLPCLGQDVRTRAQHSKPSLVTTFPKKIIMEHLMN
- the LOC130386255 gene encoding TLC domain-containing protein 2-like, which translates into the protein MDLRSALLCVGGSVCSFKLVHTLLGGLQAPPREGHRAWRQRNIGTSLAHSSLSGAWAALCFWCHPQMAEDLISTHTRFSFSLVTLSTGYFIYDALDLLLNQSFKRSWEVLLHHAVVVSCFSLAISSRLYVGFAVLSLLVEINTVFLHIRQLMLLSGWRNRPAGGSAPTTDPPRPTPAFRLTSLLNLATFLVFRLCTLGWMTRWLAAQAGQIPQFAHTLGTVGLGGITVMNVVLLYRLLRAEVLTDTRTSGKDH